A genomic stretch from Caloenas nicobarica isolate bCalNic1 chromosome 3, bCalNic1.hap1, whole genome shotgun sequence includes:
- the LOC135986472 gene encoding basic proline-rich protein-like, with the protein MGTASPGSPAGSTARPASPRCSELQEESRVSAPGGLREGTVPYTAGTFAHSSQPQGPTAGGPGQRRNVHLTLLLLLSGLGSAPTPQVTQLAPAKGNAHLFQKAPRPRLQKQSHPGPRQHRPCQPHTALPSPAGLAPLLPNPTPPPPVRDSAAKPRSTGPAAAKHNTTQPPRHRAAPPSPAEPPPVPEPRQAQHNRPSPGARKPPPQQPTQQDRPRRQPPAPKNPQTGLGGQTDKQRSPGCAGEEVQEEPGDAGPAEQRLGRGAALGLPRGSTGRTEDEAGGGRGAGTVIPGGMPAPRMPGGIRALPGSPAPGTARPSLPAAGPGTGASAGPHGSAGREGSGSRPGSKVAPPHSSVETKRGGGSAAARTAPPAAPQPKVPAALGVPEALLPPASACPGGPGPSSASPGRGAAPPAPGCPVSRGCGPAALSGAVTSSSRCPQPERPSPGPGSPQRRCRRCRLRTQRDRPPQDKPRPLRAVRARRGRSRAGRDLEEPRRPRCDTHRRRRPARRSSAHVPPRQPPARPDDARRGPRCPHRRFRAAPRWRQRPPAAPVGWAVPPPPRSRSAAPGGSPRPGVPSFPRCGVAVPTRGGGDAGPPRGRPTTPGSPGAPPAGGTGRALCPAPRSPPLPCRGPGASPPASPRAGRGSRSR; encoded by the exons ATGGGCACGGCGAGCCCTGGCAGCCCCGCCGGCAGCACGGCCCGGCCGGCATCTCCTCggtgctcagagctgcaggaggagagtCGGGTGTCAGCACCGGGCGGGCTACGTGAAGGAACTGTACCTTATACCGCAGGGACCTTCGCTCACTCCTCTCAGCCCCAAGGACCCACTGCGGGGGGGCCAGGCCAGAGGAGGAACGTGCATTTaacccttctcctcctcctttctggGCTGGGCTCAGCACCCACGCCCCAGGTTACCCAACTTGCCCCCGCCAAGGGAAACGCACACCTCTTCCAAAAAGCACCAAGGCCACGGTTGCAAAAACAGTCCCACCCAGGACCCCGGCAGCACcggccctgccagccccacacgGCTCTGCCAAGCCCTGCAGGACTGGCCCCTCTGCTGCCAAACCCAACACCCCCGCCCCCGGTGCGGGACAGCGCTGCCAAGCCCCGCAGCACCGGCCCTGCTGCAGCCAAACACAACACAACCCAACCGCCCCGGCACCGCGCAGCCCCGCCAAGCCCGGCAGAGCCGCCCCCGGTGCCAGAGCCCCGCCAAGCCCAGCACAACCGCCCCAGCCCTGGCGCCAGGAAACCACCCCCACAGCAGCCCACCCAGCAGGACCGGCCccgccggcagcccccggcccctAAGAACCCACAGACGGGGCTGGGAGGACAGACGGACAAGCAGCGGAGCCCGGGCTGCGCTGGCGAGGAGGTGCAGGAGGAGCCCGGGGACGCTGGCCCAGCTgagcagaggctgggcagg ggggcagcgctggggctgccACGGGGCAGCACGGGACGCACGGAGGACGAAGcagggggcgggcggggggctgGCACTGTGATCCCCGGAGGAATGCCTGCCCCGCGCATGCCGGGGGGGATTAGGGccctgcctggcagccctgcGCCCGGCACAGCCCGCCCGAGCctgcccgccgcggggccggggacCGGGGCCAGCGCGGGGCCCCACGGCAGCGCCGGGCGGGAGGGAAGCGG CTCCCGGCCAGGGTCCAAGGTCGCCCCACCGCATTCCTCCGTGGAGACCAAACgcggcgggggcagcgccgCGGCCCGGACGGCCCCTCCGGCGGCCCCGCAGCCCAAGGTTCCCGCAGCCCTCGGTGTCCCTGAGGCGCTGCTGCCTCCGGCCTCGGCGTGCCCCGGTGGCCCCGGCCCAAg CTCAGCGTCCCCGGGCCGCGGCGCCGCTCCGCCGGCGCCAGGGTGCCCGGTGTCCCGGGGCTGCGGCCCCGCCGCCCTGTCCGGCGCCGTTACTTCCTCGTCCCGCTGCCCCCAGCCCGAG CGACCCAGCCCCGGGCCCGGCTCCCCGCAGCGCCGGTGCCGCCGGTGCCGCCTGAGGACGCAGCGGGACCGGCCGCCGCAGGACAAGCCCCGGCCCCTGCGTGCGGTCCgagcccggcggggccgctccCGGGCGGGCCGTGACCTTGAGgagccccggcggccccggTGCGACACTCACCGGCGGCGGCGACCGGCGCGGCGGAGCTCGGCCCACGTGCCGCCCCGCCAGCCGCCGGCGCGCCCTGATGACGCGCGGAGGGGCCCGCGCTGCCCTCACCGCCGCTTCCGCGCGGCCCCGCGATGGCGTCAGCGACCACCGGCGGCCCCGGTGGGGTGGGCGgtgccgcccccgccccggtcCCGGTCCGCTGCCCCGGGCGGGTCACCGCGCCCCGGCGTCCCCTCGTTCCCTCGCTGCGGGGTCGCGGTCCCGACCCGCGGTGGGGGTGACGCGGGCCCGCCCCGAGGCCGCCCGACCACGCCGGGGTCTCCCGGGGCCCCGCCCGCTGGAGGGACCGGCCGCGCCCTGTGCCCGGCGCCCCGCAGCCCGCCCCTGCCGTGCCGGGGACCGGGGGCTTCCCCGCCCGCATCCCCCCGCGCGGGCCGGGGTTCCCGCTCCCGGTAG
- the HADHB gene encoding trifunctional enzyme subunit beta, mitochondrial isoform X2 encodes MSSMLTNAIRNLPASSAWAARVFARSLSCSSQLQAAVQPKTKKTLAKSGVKNIVVVEGVRIPFLQSGTTYADLMPHDLARAALQGLLNRTSVPRDVVDYIVYGTVIQEVKTSNVAREAALGAGFSDKTPAHTVTMACISSNQAMTTGVGLIAAGQCDVVVAGGVELMSDVPIRHSRKMRKTMLTLNRAKTLGQKLSLISKIRPDYFAPELPAVAEFSTSETMGHSADRLAAAFAVSRLEQDEYALRSHTLAKKAQDSGLLLDVVPFKVPGKETVTKDNGIRPSSMEQMGKLKPAFIKPYGTVTAANSSFLTDGASAVLLMSEEKALAMGYKPKAYLRDFVYVSQDPKDQLLLGPTYATPKVLEKAGLTMADIDVFEFHEAFAGQILANLKAMDSDWFAQNYMGRKSKVGAPPLEKFNNWGGSLSLGHPFGATGCRLVITAAHRLKKEGGQYGLVAACAAGGQGHAMIVELYPQ; translated from the exons ATGAGTTCGATGCTGACCAACGCCATCAGAAACCTCCCTGCCTCCTCAGCATGGGCTGCCAGGGTCT TTGCTCGATCgctcagctgctcttcacagTTACAAGCCGCAG TCCAGCCTAAGACTAAGAAGACCTTAGCAAAAAGCGGTGTGAAGAACATCGTTGTGGTAGAGGGCGTCCGTATTCCGTTTTTGCAGTCTGGCACCAC GTATGCGGATCTTATGCCACATGACTTAGCAAGAGCAGCACTGCA GGGCTTGCTGAACCGGACCAGTGTCCCACGCGATGTTGTTGATTACATCGTTTATGGCACAGTCATCCAGGAGGTGAAAACCAGTAATGTGGCCAGAGAG GCTGCCTTGGGAGCAGGTTTCTCTGACAAAACACCAGCCCACACTGTCACCATGGCTTGCATTTCTTCAAACCAGGCTATGACCACAG GCGTGGGTTTGATCGCGGCTGGACAGTGCGACGTCGTCGTAGCGGGGGGTGTGGAGTTAATGTCAGACGTTCCCATCCGGCACAGTAGGAAGATGAGGAAGACGATGCTGACTCTGAACCGAGCCAAGACCTTGGGCCAAAAGCTCTCCCTGATTTCCAAAATCCGCCCTGACTACTTTGCTCCtgag CTCCCGGCTGTTGCAGAGTTCTCCACCAGCGAGACCATGGGGCACTCGGCCGATCGCTTGGCTGCTGCCTTTGCCGTTTCCCGGCTGGAGCAGGATGAGTATGCCCTCCGGTCGCACACACTGGCCAAGAAAGCCCAGGACAGCGGCTTGCTGCTTGACGTGGTACCCTTCAAAGTGCCAG GCAAAGAAACAGTAACCAAAGATAATGGGATCCGTCCCTCCTCGATGGAGCAGATGGGCAAGCTGAAGCCGGCTTTCATCAAGCCGTACGGAACTGTCACCGCTGCCAACTCCTCCTTCCTG ACAGACGGTGCTTCAGCAGTTCTGCTCATGTCCGAGGAGAAGGCTCTGGCAATGGGATACAAACCGAAGGCCTACCTGAG GGACTTTGTGTATGTGTCCCAGGATCCAAAGGACCAACTGCTGCTGGG CCCCACGTACGCTACTCCCAAGGTGCTGGAGAAGGCTGGTCTAACCATGGCTGACATCGATGTCTTTGAATTCCACGAAGCTTTTGCT gGGCAGATACTGGCTAACCTGAAAGCGATGGATTCCGACTGGTTTGCACAGAACTACATGGGCAGAAAGTCAAAG GTCGGAGCTCCTCCTCTGGAGAAGTTCAACAACTGGGGCGGCTCCCTCTCGCTGGGACATCCTTTTGGTGCCACTGGCTGCCGGCTGGTCATCACCGCTGCCCACAGGCTGAAGAAGGAGGGCGGGCAGTACGGGCTGGtcgctgcctgtgctgcaggagggcaG gGGCACGCGATGATCGTGGAGCTTTACCCTCAGTAA
- the ATRAID gene encoding all-trans retinoic acid-induced differentiation factor, with protein MGGSLLLLLLLLLLLPGAAGGAAVCGLCPGPPRNNSVVSRYCASRAGAESDGRCCRERGARPERLLGLDLSNCSLRSLPPALAEAAATVVLDLTDNPLTTLPNGSFLGFTQLQCLAVPLALECPGGSGAWVEVTVNGSSRLCRGQRNLCNSSRELAWPCPENAACAPDGPGLVQCLCNSPFHGYKCLREGTFPVLLFCGILGAVTLSLSLLLWGTQRRKAKTP; from the exons ATGGGCGggtcgctgctgctgctgctgctgctgctgttgctgctgcccggggccgCCGGCGGAGCGGCG GTGTGCGGGCTctgcccggggccgccgcggaACAACTCGGTCGTGTCCCGGTACTGCGCATCCCGGGCCGGTGCCGAGAGCGACGGACGGTGCTGCCGGGAGCGGGGCGCCCGCCCGGAGCGGCTGCTCGG GCTGGACCTGAGCAACTGTTCCCTGCGCAGCCTCCCCCCGGCGTTGGCTGAGGCCGCAGCCACCGTTGTCCT GGACCTGACAGACAACCCGCTGACAACCCTCCCCAACGGCTCCTTCCTGGGCTTCACCCAACTGCAGTGCCT CGCGGTGCCGCTGGCACTGGAGTGCCCAGGCGGGAGCGGCGCCTGGGTGGAGGTGACGGTGAACGGGAGCAGCCGGCTGTGCCGGGGCCAGAGGAACCTCTGCAACAGCTCCAGGGAGCTCG CCTGGCCATGCCCTGAGAACGCCGCCTGTGCCCCGGACGGCCCCGGCCTCGTCCAGTGCCTCTGCAACAGCCCCTTCCACGGGTACAAGTGCCTGCGGGAG GGCACGTTCCCCGTGCTGCTGTTCTGCGGGATCCTGGGAGCCGTCACCCTGTCGCTGTCCCTCCTGCTGTGGGGCACCCAGCGCCGGAAAGCCAAGACCCCctga
- the SLC5A6 gene encoding sodium-dependent multivitamin transporter — MEFTVIDYSIFALLLVLSSAIGLFYALSGDRQRTVQEFLLANRNMGCLPVALSLLATFQSAVAILGAPGEIYRFGTEYWFLGCSYFLGLLIPAHIFVPVFYRLRITSTYEYLELRFNKTVRVFGTITFIFQMVIYMGVVLYAPALALNAVTGFDLWSAVLTMGLVCTLYTTLGGLKAVIWTDVFQTLVMFAGQLAVIVVGAQRVGGMARVWRLAEQAGKISGIDLNPDPFERHTFWTLAVGGVFMMLSLYGVNQAQVQRYLSARSEREAKLSCYAVFPCQQIVLCLSCLTGLVMFVYDQEHPLAQHPSSSDQLVLYFVMDVLRDLPGLPGLFVACLFSGSLSTISSAFNSLATVTMEDLVRPHCPGLSESRATLLSKLLALGYGLLCLGMAYVSSMLGPVLQAAISIFGMVGGPLLGLFCLGMFFPCANPTGAVVGLLAGLAMAFWVGIGSLVSSVGAAPPPNGTALTPVGNLTTALASTLLAPTPAPERPKGLQKFYSLSYMWYSAHNSTTVILVGLLVSLITGPTPAAAVDPRTIYPVLPRLLCCLPHKYRQRLCCGVAFPAQDTDHADAAVKSNGMSNGVANGLAHPGRREEEEGQGYVRMAGAPTYALQETSF; from the exons ATGGAGTTCACGGTGATCGACTACAGCATCTTCgcgctgctgctggtgctgtcGTCGGCCATCGGGCTGTTCTACGCGCTGAGCGGGGACCGGCAGCGCACGGTGCAGGAGTTCCTCCTGGCCAACCGCAACATGGGCTGCCTGCCCGTCGCCCTCTCCCTGCTGGCCACCTTCCAGTCGGCCGTGGCCATCCTGGGCGCGCCGGGCGAGATCTACCGCTTCGGCACCGAGTACTGGTTCCTCGGCTGCTCCTACTTCCTGGGGCTGCTCATCCCGGCTCACATCTTCGTCCCCGTCTTCTACCGCCTGCGCATCACCAGCACCTATGAG TACCTGGAGCTGCGCTTCAACAAGACGGTGCGGGTATTCGGCACCATCACCTTCATCTTCCAGATG GTCATCTACATGGGGGTGGTGCTGTACGCGCCCGCGCTGGCCCTCAACGCAG TGACGGGCTTTGACCTCTGGAGCGCGGTGCTCACCATGGGGCTGGTCTGCACGCTGTACACCACGCTG GGTGGGCTGAAGGCCGTGATCTGGACCGACGTGTTCCAGACGCTGGTGATGTTCGCGGGGCAGCTGGCCGTCATCGTGGTGGGCGCCCAGCGGGTGGGCGGCATGGCCCGTGTCTGGCGCCTGGCCGAGCAGGCGGGCAAGATCTCCGGCATCGA CCTGAACCCCGACCCGTTCGAGCGGCACACGTTCTGGACTCTGGCCGTGGGCGGCGTGTTCATGATGCTGTCGCTGTATGGGGTGAACCAGGCGCAGGTGCAGCGCTACCTGAGCGCCCGCAGCGAGCGCGAGGCCAAGCT CTCCTGCTATGCCGTGTtcccctgccagcagattgtgcTCTGCCTCAGCTGCCTCACCGGCCTCGTCATGTTCGTCTACGACCAGGAGCACCCGCTGGCCCAGCACCCCAGCTCCTCTGACCAG ctggtGCTGTACTTCGTGATGGACGTGCTGCGGGACCTGCCAGGGCTGCCCGGGCTCTTCGTCGCCTGCCTCTTCAGCGGGTCCCTCAG CACCATCTCCTCCGCCTTCAACTCTCTGGCCACGGTGACGATGGAGGACCTGGTGCGGCCGCACTGCCCCGGGCTGTCGGAGTCGCGGGCCACGCTGCTCTCCAAGCTGCTGG ctcTCGGTTATGGACTGCTGTGCCTGGGGATGGCCTACGTGTCCTCCATGCTGGGCCCCGTGCTGCAG GCGGCCATCAGCATCTTCGGCATGGTGGGGGGCCCgctcctggggctcttctgCCTGGGCATGTTCTTCCCCTGTGCCAACCCCACG GGTGCTGTTGTGGGGCTGCTGGCGGGCCTGGCCATGGCCTTCTGGGTGGGCATCGGCAGCCTGGTGAGCAGCGTGggggcggcccccccgcccAATGGCACCGCACTGACCCCCGTGGGCAACCTCACGACTGCCCTGGCCAGCACCCTGCTGGCCCCCACGCCAGCGCCTGAGAG GCCCAAGGGGCTGCAGAAGTTCTACAGCCTGTCCTACATGTGGTACAGCGCCCACAACTCCACCACCGTCATCCTGGTGGGGCTCCTGGTCAGCCTGATCACCG GCCCCACGCCGGCCGCGGCCGTGGATCCCCGCACCATCTACCCCGTGCTGCCgcgcctgctctgctgcctgccccaCAAGTACCGGCAGCGGCTGTGCTGCGGAGTGGCCTTCCCGGCACAG GACACCGACCATGCAGATGCTGCGGTGAAGAGCAATGGGATGAGCAACGGGGTGGCCAACGGGCTGGCCCATCccgggcggcgggaggaggaggagggacagggctACGTCCGCATGGCCGGCGCCCCCACCTACGCCCTGCAGGAAACCTCCTTCTGA
- the HADHB gene encoding trifunctional enzyme subunit beta, mitochondrial isoform X1 has product MSSMLTNAIRNLPASSAWAARVFARSLSCSSQLQAAAVQPKTKKTLAKSGVKNIVVVEGVRIPFLQSGTTYADLMPHDLARAALQGLLNRTSVPRDVVDYIVYGTVIQEVKTSNVAREAALGAGFSDKTPAHTVTMACISSNQAMTTGVGLIAAGQCDVVVAGGVELMSDVPIRHSRKMRKTMLTLNRAKTLGQKLSLISKIRPDYFAPELPAVAEFSTSETMGHSADRLAAAFAVSRLEQDEYALRSHTLAKKAQDSGLLLDVVPFKVPGKETVTKDNGIRPSSMEQMGKLKPAFIKPYGTVTAANSSFLTDGASAVLLMSEEKALAMGYKPKAYLRDFVYVSQDPKDQLLLGPTYATPKVLEKAGLTMADIDVFEFHEAFAGQILANLKAMDSDWFAQNYMGRKSKVGAPPLEKFNNWGGSLSLGHPFGATGCRLVITAAHRLKKEGGQYGLVAACAAGGQGHAMIVELYPQ; this is encoded by the exons ATGAGTTCGATGCTGACCAACGCCATCAGAAACCTCCCTGCCTCCTCAGCATGGGCTGCCAGGGTCT TTGCTCGATCgctcagctgctcttcacagTTACAAGCCGCAG CAGTCCAGCCTAAGACTAAGAAGACCTTAGCAAAAAGCGGTGTGAAGAACATCGTTGTGGTAGAGGGCGTCCGTATTCCGTTTTTGCAGTCTGGCACCAC GTATGCGGATCTTATGCCACATGACTTAGCAAGAGCAGCACTGCA GGGCTTGCTGAACCGGACCAGTGTCCCACGCGATGTTGTTGATTACATCGTTTATGGCACAGTCATCCAGGAGGTGAAAACCAGTAATGTGGCCAGAGAG GCTGCCTTGGGAGCAGGTTTCTCTGACAAAACACCAGCCCACACTGTCACCATGGCTTGCATTTCTTCAAACCAGGCTATGACCACAG GCGTGGGTTTGATCGCGGCTGGACAGTGCGACGTCGTCGTAGCGGGGGGTGTGGAGTTAATGTCAGACGTTCCCATCCGGCACAGTAGGAAGATGAGGAAGACGATGCTGACTCTGAACCGAGCCAAGACCTTGGGCCAAAAGCTCTCCCTGATTTCCAAAATCCGCCCTGACTACTTTGCTCCtgag CTCCCGGCTGTTGCAGAGTTCTCCACCAGCGAGACCATGGGGCACTCGGCCGATCGCTTGGCTGCTGCCTTTGCCGTTTCCCGGCTGGAGCAGGATGAGTATGCCCTCCGGTCGCACACACTGGCCAAGAAAGCCCAGGACAGCGGCTTGCTGCTTGACGTGGTACCCTTCAAAGTGCCAG GCAAAGAAACAGTAACCAAAGATAATGGGATCCGTCCCTCCTCGATGGAGCAGATGGGCAAGCTGAAGCCGGCTTTCATCAAGCCGTACGGAACTGTCACCGCTGCCAACTCCTCCTTCCTG ACAGACGGTGCTTCAGCAGTTCTGCTCATGTCCGAGGAGAAGGCTCTGGCAATGGGATACAAACCGAAGGCCTACCTGAG GGACTTTGTGTATGTGTCCCAGGATCCAAAGGACCAACTGCTGCTGGG CCCCACGTACGCTACTCCCAAGGTGCTGGAGAAGGCTGGTCTAACCATGGCTGACATCGATGTCTTTGAATTCCACGAAGCTTTTGCT gGGCAGATACTGGCTAACCTGAAAGCGATGGATTCCGACTGGTTTGCACAGAACTACATGGGCAGAAAGTCAAAG GTCGGAGCTCCTCCTCTGGAGAAGTTCAACAACTGGGGCGGCTCCCTCTCGCTGGGACATCCTTTTGGTGCCACTGGCTGCCGGCTGGTCATCACCGCTGCCCACAGGCTGAAGAAGGAGGGCGGGCAGTACGGGCTGGtcgctgcctgtgctgcaggagggcaG gGGCACGCGATGATCGTGGAGCTTTACCCTCAGTAA